In Triticum urartu cultivar G1812 chromosome 6, Tu2.1, whole genome shotgun sequence, the following proteins share a genomic window:
- the LOC125516989 gene encoding uncharacterized protein LOC125516989: MQAWEIAHTRKDPKPGEPKYYGKKNAGRKKAYSEAYLKLHPDTPDPIAAPLDDMAVVRMGPKEHGREAVLDAVITPSISYTQLRRIDPSLSQRTSQPVTSTQSLFQEQQSAYMEYTRQETMAWHQRLYEHQVQRDSQIQ, translated from the exons ATGCAGGCGTGGGAGATCGCCCATACGCGGAAGGACCCCAAGCCTGGCGAGCCCAAGTACTACGGCAAGAAGAACGCGGGGAGGAAGAAGGCCTACTCCGAAGCGTATCTGAAGTTACATCCTGACACACCTGACCCCATTGCGGCGCCTCTGGACGACATGGCGGTGGTGAGGATGGGGCCCAAGGAGCACGGTCGGGAGGCGGTTCTCGATGCTGTGATCACTCCTAGTATCTCCTACACACAGCTTCGTCGGATCGACCCGAGCCTGAGCCAGCGCACGAGCCAGCCAGTGACTAGTACACAGTCCCTCTTTCAGGAGCAACAATCT GCCTACATGGAGTACACACGCCAGGAGACCATGGCGTGGCATCAGAGGCTTTATGAACACCAAGTGCAGAGGGATAGCCAGATACAGTAG
- the LOC125515213 gene encoding peptidyl-prolyl cis-trans isomerase E, translated as MNQPVQKNTLYVGGLAEEVDEKILHAAFVPFGEVKDVKTPLDQATQKHRSFGFVTFLEREDAAAAMDNMDGAELFGRVLTVNYAFPEKIKGGEQGWAAQPVWADADTWFERQQQEEEMKRLQTEQNAAMKEAERLHREKVAAEKNGETDEADPMAVAEAQAVN; from the exons atgaaCCAGCCGGTGCAGAAGAACACCCTCTACGTAG GTGGGCTGGCGGAGGAGGTGGACGAGAAGATCCTGCACGCGGCGTTCGTGCCCTTCGGGGAGGTCAAGGACGTCAAGACGCCGCTCGACCAGGCCACGCAGAAGCACCGCTCCTTCGGCTTCGTCACGTTCCTCGAGCGCGAGgatgccgccgccgccatggacaACATGGACGGCGCCGAGCTCTTCGGCCGCGTCCTCACCGTCAACTACGCCTTCCCCGAGAAAATCAAGGGAGGGGAGCAGGGATGGGCCGCGCAGCCAG TTTGGGCGGATGCGGATACTTGGTTCGAGAGGCAGCAGCAAGAAGAGGAAATGAAGCGCCTTCAGACAGAGCAGAATGCAGCAATGAAAGAAGCAGAAAGGCTTCACAGGGAGAAAGTAGCCGCAGAAAAGAACGGGGAGACGGATGAAGCAGATCCCATGGCCGTGGCGGAAGCTCAGGCTGTGAACTAA
- the LOC125516990 gene encoding uncharacterized protein LOC125516990, whose protein sequence is MQVPHVIMDPCDKLHVLFHFGGQFVRIGPTLDYVGGDEASSEIERDRLSLPEIKGFLGDHIPVKESMKIHFLMPGKKLVDGLLFLCDDAGCLKMSEYITDEGVAEVYVEYFGEQDDQSASDSGSDFENEMDNDLEGETDVEPDAVITADDDVQIISVDPSSLTAIENVLEPNESAVITQVISSPTNHNFCRKQRTESSQVQILSSQFQIQSSQVQIYSSQVINPVIDSGNAAAQQTQEHDNDDNGSAVSDSEEDDSDYVAGSDDSGLEEEYVELREQAKAFKKRIRDSKRWAQRNPSGVVPIDLVANVEEVVGEDHFDSDDEDYSYDEESDHEGEFVRRKTKFPRYNPKVDIPLFCLGMVFRSKEQMRKALIKYGLLTFRSINFMKSEEGRIRAKCGWPGCPWTIYGAYSSRCSRFQVITYEDQHECAPNRDNHLVTAKVIARRYEHILRANPTWKIDSIKATVLKDFFADVSTSKCKAAKKIVSEKLLAGLKDEYTKVFDYQLELLRSNPGSTILVGLNPEYMDQNIFQSFYVCFNAMKKGFKACRRVIGLDGCFFKGACQGELLCAIGRDANNQMYPVAWAVVEKETSESWEWFVGLLIKDLDINDQGEGWVFISDQQKGLINAMQNYVPKAQHRMCARHIYANWKKKFREHALQKKFWAIAKAANREDFMYRKAKLAQDTPEGARDIMRTEPKHWARAFFPVGSLCDSVDNNLCESFNNAIVEARFYPIISMLEKIRHKMTLRVQENRSKSEKWTSSDICPNIFKKLKVAIKMTQFCDVLWNGKEGFEVKHVSGRGRSYTVNLDKWTCSCGYFQLAGMPCCHAISAIYKSGRNIADFIHKCYSVEQFKKIYEHCLEPVEGQERWPISDKPRPQAPGYVSMPGRPRNNDRKREEGEAPKGKKMSKHGTKITCSMCGHKGHNKTGCHKNPEKGKKKNAFLKKTSRKMKSSEQANTDAQIRSSQQAKRIGEVQAQAGSNGGKRKATKKQNVQSKKKIKDVI, encoded by the exons ATGCAGGTTCCTCATGTCATCATGGATCCTTGCGACAAACTACATGTGCTGTTTCATTTTGGTGGCCAATTTGTTCGAATTGGGCCTACTTTAGACTATGTTGGTGGAGATGAAGCAAGTTCAGAGATTGAAAGGGATAGATTGTCTTTGCCAGAGATCAAAGGCTTTCTTGGTGATCACATACCAGTGAAAGAAAGCATGAAGATTCACTTCCTGATGCCTGGTAAAAAACTAGTGGATGGCCTATTATTTTTGTGTGATGATGCTGGTTGTTTGAAGATGTCTGAATATATAACTGATGAAGGAGTGGCTGAGGTCTATGTGGAGTATTTTGGGGAGCAAGATGATCAGAGTGCAAGTGACAGTGGTAGTGATTTTGAAAATGAGATGGACAATGATTTAGAAGGAGAGACTGATGTAGAACCAGATGCAGTCATAACTGCAGATGATGATGTGCAAATAATTAGTGTGGATCCATCATCATTGACCGCAATAGAAAATGTGCTCGAACCAAATGAGAGTGCTGTTATTACCCAGGTGATTAGCAGCCCTACAAATCACAATTTCTGTAGGAAACAGAGGACTGAAAGTTCACAAGTTCAGATATTGAGTTCCCAATTTCAGATACAAAGTTCTCAGGTTCAGATATATAGCTCTCAGGTCATTAATCCAGTAATAGATAGTGGTAATGCAGCAGCTCAACAAACACAAGAACATGACAATGATGACAATGGCTCTGCAGTTTCAGACAGTGAGGAGGATGATAGTGATTATGTGGCAGGAAGTGATGACAGTGGACTGGAAGAGGAATATGTGGAACTAAGGGAACAAGCAAAGGCTTTTAAGAAGAGAATTAGAGACTCAAAGAGATGGGCTCAGAGAAATCCATCTGGTGTTGTTCCAATAGATCTAGTGGCAAATGTGGAAGAAGTGGTAGGAGAAGACCACTTTGACTCAGATGATGAAGATTACTCATATGATGAGGAAAGTGATCATGAAGGAGAATTTGTTAGGAGGAAAACTAAGTTCCCTAGGTACAACCCTAAGGTAGATATTCCACTATTCTGCTTGGGAATGGTTTTCAGGAGCAAGGAACAGATGAGGAAGGCACTAATAAAATATGGACTTCTGACATTTAGAAGTATAAACTTCATGAAGTCAGAAGAAGGGAGGATCAGGGCTAAGTGTGGATGGCCTGGATGTCCGTGGACTATATATGGTGCTTATAGTAGCAGGTGTTCTAGATTTCAGGTGATCACATATGAAGATCAACATGAGTGTGCACCTAACAGAGACAATCACCTTGTCACAGCAAAAGTTATTGCTAGGAGATATGAGCACATCTTAAGAGCCAATCCGACATGGAAAATTGATAGCATTAAAGCCACGGTTCTGAAAGATTTCTTTGCGGATGTTTCAACATCAAAGTGCAAGGCTGCTAAGAAGATAGTGTCAGAGAAGCTACTTGCCGGACTGAAAGATGAGTACACCAAGGTGTTCGACTACCAGCTTGAACTACTTAGGAGCAATCCTGGGAGCACAATCCTTGTTGGCTTGAACCCTGAGTACATGGATCAAAATATTTTCCAAAGCTTCTATGTATGCTTCAATGCTATGAAAAAGGGTTTTAAAGCTTGCAGAAGAGTTATTGGGCTTGATGGCTGTTTTTTCAAAGGAGCATGTCAAGGTGAGCTTCTATGTGCTATTGGTAGAGATGCTAATAATCAAATGTATCCAGTAGCTTGGGCAGTAGTGGAGAAAGAAACTAGTGAATCTTGGGAGTGGTTTGTTGGCCTTTTGATAAAGGACTTGGATATTAATGATCAAGGTGAAGGATGGGTGTTCATATCAGATCAACAGAAG GGCCTTATCAATGCAATGCAAAACTACGTACCAAAGGCACAACATAGAATGTGTGCTAGACACATCTATGCTAACTGGAAAAAAAAGTTTAGAGAGCATGCTCTGCAAAAGAAATTTTGGGCAATTGCCAAGGCTGCAAATAGAGAAGATTTCATGTATAGGAAGGCCAAGTTAGCTCAAGATACACCTGAAGGTGCAAGGGACATAATGAGGACAGAGCCTAAGCATTGGGCAAGAGCATTTTTTCCTGTTGGGTCCCTTTGTGACTCAGTTGATAACAATCTATGTGAGTCCTTTAACAATGCTATAGTTGAGGCCAGATTCTATCCTATCATCTCTATGCTAGAGAAGATTAGACACAAGATGACACTTAGAGTCCAAGAAAATAGGAGCAAAAGTGAAAAGTGGACATCTAGTGATATATGCCCAAACATTTTCAAGAAGCTTAAGGTGGCCATCAAAATGACTCAGTTCTGTGATGTGCTCTGGAATGGCAAGGAAGGGTTTGAGGTGAAACATGTCAGTGGCAGAGGAAGGAGCTATACAGTGAACTTGGACAAATGGACTTGCTCTTGTGGTTACTTTCAGCTAGCAGGGATGCCTTGTTGCCATGCCATCAGTGCCATATACAAGAGTGGAAGAAACATAGCTGACTTCATTCACAAATGCTATTCAGTTGAGCAATTTAAGAAGATATATGAGCACTGCTTGGAGCCAGTAGAAGGACAAGAGAGATGGCCTATCTCTGACAAACCTAGACCACAAGCACCTGGGTATGTGAGTATGCCAGGTAGGCCTAGGAATAATGACAGGAAGAGGGAAGAGGGAGAAGCACCAAAAGGAAAGAAAATGTCAAAGCATGGCACTAAAATTACTTGCAGCATGTGTGGCCACAAGGGGCACAACAAGACAGGTTGCCACAAGAATCCTGaaaaggggaagaagaagaatgCCTTCCTGAAGAAAACAAGCAGGAAAATGAAGTCATCTGAG CAAGCAAACACTGATGCTCAAATCAGATCAAGCCAGCAAGCTAAAAGGATAGGAGAAGTTCAAGCACAAGCAGGATCAAATGGTGGGAAGAGGAAGGCTACCAAAAAACAGAATGTGCAATCCAAGAAAAAAA